Proteins encoded together in one Luteimonas fraxinea window:
- the pncB gene encoding nicotinate phosphoribosyltransferase yields MAAIASLLDTDLYKFTMMQAVLHQHPSAVVQYRFKCRTPGIDLAQFIEEIDAEIDALCALRFSADELAYVRALRFVKPDFADFLGLFHLDRKYIELRASTDVPGEIELRITGPWLHTILFEVPLLAIINEVWFRNTTQADFAEGERRLQAKAALLRDVAGYEDCRIADYGTRRRYSQHWHGHMLPLLRDALGDQFVGTSNVHFARIHGMTPHGTMAHEYLQAFQALGPRLRDSQVVALDSWAHEYRGDLGIALSDVVGLDAFLRDFDMYFCKLFDGVRHDSGDPFVWGDRMLAHFADNRVDPSSKILVFSDGLDIDKVKRLHAYFRGRCKLAFGVGTHLTNDLGPTPLSIVIKMVRCNGQPVAKLSDSPGKSMCDDPGYLTYLRQVFGLPADTAA; encoded by the coding sequence ATGGCCGCGATTGCCTCCCTGCTCGACACCGATCTGTACAAGTTCACGATGATGCAGGCGGTGCTGCACCAGCACCCCAGCGCGGTCGTGCAGTACCGCTTCAAGTGCCGTACGCCCGGCATCGATCTGGCGCAGTTCATCGAGGAGATCGATGCGGAGATCGATGCGCTGTGCGCGCTGCGCTTCAGCGCGGACGAACTGGCATACGTGCGCGCGCTCCGATTCGTGAAGCCGGATTTCGCCGACTTCCTCGGCCTGTTCCATCTCGATCGCAAGTACATCGAGCTGCGCGCGTCGACCGATGTGCCGGGCGAGATCGAACTCAGGATCACCGGGCCGTGGCTGCATACGATCCTGTTCGAAGTGCCGCTGCTGGCGATCATCAACGAGGTCTGGTTCCGCAACACCACGCAGGCCGATTTCGCCGAAGGCGAGCGCCGTCTGCAGGCCAAGGCTGCGTTGCTGCGCGACGTCGCCGGTTATGAAGACTGCCGGATCGCCGACTACGGCACGCGGCGCCGTTACTCGCAGCACTGGCACGGCCACATGCTGCCGCTGCTGCGCGATGCGCTGGGTGACCAGTTCGTCGGCACCAGCAACGTCCACTTCGCGCGCATTCATGGCATGACGCCGCACGGCACGATGGCGCACGAGTATCTGCAGGCGTTCCAGGCGCTCGGGCCGCGGCTGCGGGATTCGCAGGTCGTGGCACTGGATTCGTGGGCGCACGAATATCGCGGCGATCTCGGTATCGCACTGTCGGATGTCGTCGGGCTGGATGCGTTCCTGCGCGATTTCGACATGTACTTCTGCAAACTCTTCGACGGCGTGCGCCACGACTCGGGCGATCCCTTCGTCTGGGGCGACCGGATGCTCGCGCACTTCGCCGACAACCGCGTAGATCCGTCGAGCAAGATCCTGGTCTTCAGCGACGGCCTCGATATCGACAAGGTCAAACGCCTGCACGCCTACTTCCGCGGCCGCTGCAAACTGGCCTTCGGCGTCGGCACGCATCTGACCAATGATCTCGGGCCGACACCGCTGAGCATCGTCATCAAGATGGTCCGCTGCAACGGCCAGCCGGTGGCCAAGCTCAGCGATTCGCCGGGCAAAAGCATGTGCGACGACCCGGGCTATCTGACCTATCTGCGCCAGGTGTTCGGACTGCCGGCCGACACCGCGGCCTGA
- a CDS encoding glycosyltransferase family 2 protein translates to MTAANSATPDIVAVVVTHRSGSTIDACLTRLRAADGVAQIRVVDNASDDTTLAIVQRHASLDPRVHFIGNPDNPGFAVACNQGARDGDAPWIAFVNPDCLVDADSLARLRMHADALAAPCLLGTELVGEDGARDPAARRRDPEFAAMLRDPQARVLAVPRDAAQPLQRVQAISGALMLLPRTLFDRIDGFDTGYRLHAEDLDLCRRAREAGAVIAVANDIAVLHVRGVSSRSRPVFVEWHKHRGLWRYFQRFEAAHRNWPQRVAVWAMIWARFPIAVLRRAVQAAG, encoded by the coding sequence GTGACCGCTGCAAATTCCGCCACGCCCGACATCGTCGCCGTCGTCGTCACCCATCGCAGCGGCAGCACGATCGACGCCTGTCTGACGCGCCTGCGCGCGGCCGACGGCGTCGCGCAGATCCGCGTCGTCGACAACGCGTCTGATGACACGACGCTGGCCATCGTGCAGCGGCACGCCTCGCTCGATCCGCGCGTGCACTTCATCGGCAATCCCGACAATCCCGGCTTCGCCGTCGCCTGCAACCAGGGTGCGCGCGATGGTGACGCGCCGTGGATCGCCTTCGTCAACCCGGATTGCCTCGTAGATGCCGATTCGCTCGCGCGCCTGCGCATGCATGCCGATGCCCTGGCCGCGCCGTGTCTGCTCGGCACCGAACTCGTCGGCGAAGATGGCGCGCGCGATCCCGCCGCGCGTCGCCGCGATCCGGAATTCGCCGCGATGCTGCGCGATCCGCAGGCCCGTGTGCTCGCTGTGCCGCGCGATGCCGCGCAGCCGCTGCAACGCGTGCAGGCGATCTCCGGCGCGCTGATGCTGCTGCCGCGCACGCTGTTCGACCGCATCGACGGTTTCGACACCGGCTACCGGCTGCATGCCGAAGACCTGGACCTGTGCCGGCGCGCGCGCGAGGCGGGTGCGGTGATCGCGGTCGCCAACGACATCGCTGTGCTGCACGTGCGCGGCGTCTCCAGCCGCTCGCGGCCGGTGTTCGTCGAATGGCACAAGCATCGCGGCCTGTGGCGCTACTTCCAGCGCTTCGAGGCCGCGCACCGCAACTGGCCGCAACGCGTCGCGGTGTGGGCGATGATCTGGGCGCGGTTCCCGATCGCGGTGCTGCGCCGCGCCGTGCAGGCGGCAGGCTGA
- the gspD gene encoding type II secretion system secretin GspD: MKPSQTPAFHLRAIALGTGIALLAGCATAPTASMRRDADLRQGAEAGTSSADTASATGARTQPLLGDDERPQPQIRRGSGTVLNQRAASAAPPTLGATSGQASFNFEGESVHAVAKAILGDMLGQNYVIAPEVQGTVTLATPQPVSAAQALSLLEMVLGWNNARMIYSDGRYNIVAADTALATGTVAPRTGSTGAARGFEVRTVPLRYISATEMEKVLEPYARPNAIVSADNARNVITISGSRSELDNYLRTIEIFDVDWLSGMSVGVFPLQSGKATQVVADLEKVFGQDSESPVSGMFRFMPLEGANAVLVITPQADYLGEIQQWLERIDNAGQDPKLFSYELKFIKARELAQRLSEVFGGGSGSSGGQDAASLMPGLTGNTLRTGGTDGSSGLDSGSGSSSGLGSNNRGSGSGMGRGGGSSGGGGNVGQMQLSEQQEGPSSVTLEVEGDRVGVSAVDETNTLLIRTTPAAWRSIRDVVERLDVMPAQVHIEAQVVEVALSGDLQYGVNWFFERAVTDAGLPNAVDRTTWAGIAGAITGVDTGAGPAGLGWTFLGRNAAAVVSALDEVTDVQILQSPSVFVRNNAMAEFNVGASIPISSSSVNPILGDSQFTQVQYIETGTILKVRPRVTRDGMVFLDIVQEVSSPQPQNTADSQGNVRIDTRRLKTEAAVQAGDTVMLAGLIRDDVGRVSTGFPGLSRIPVLGGLFGRQSSRTERSEVIVLLTPTIVRNPQEARRLTDEYGSRFRALQPLQSPRD, from the coding sequence ATGAAGCCTTCCCAGACGCCAGCCTTCCACCTCCGGGCGATCGCCCTCGGTACCGGCATCGCACTGCTCGCCGGCTGCGCCACCGCGCCGACCGCTTCGATGCGCCGCGATGCCGACCTGCGCCAGGGCGCGGAGGCGGGCACTTCCTCCGCCGACACCGCATCGGCGACGGGCGCACGCACCCAACCCCTGCTTGGCGATGACGAGCGTCCGCAGCCGCAGATCCGCCGCGGCAGCGGCACCGTGCTCAACCAGCGGGCTGCGTCAGCCGCGCCGCCCACGCTGGGCGCGACCAGCGGGCAGGCCTCGTTCAATTTCGAAGGCGAATCGGTGCACGCCGTCGCCAAGGCGATCCTCGGCGACATGCTCGGCCAGAACTACGTCATCGCGCCGGAAGTGCAGGGCACGGTGACGCTTGCGACGCCGCAGCCGGTGAGCGCGGCACAGGCGTTGAGCCTCTTGGAAATGGTGCTGGGCTGGAACAACGCCCGCATGATCTACAGCGACGGCCGCTACAACATCGTCGCCGCCGACACCGCGCTCGCGACCGGCACCGTCGCGCCGCGCACCGGCAGCACCGGCGCCGCGCGCGGTTTCGAAGTCCGCACCGTGCCGCTGCGCTACATCTCCGCGACCGAAATGGAGAAGGTGCTCGAGCCGTACGCGCGCCCGAACGCGATCGTCTCCGCCGACAACGCGCGCAACGTCATCACGATTTCCGGCAGCCGCTCCGAACTCGACAACTACCTGCGCACGATCGAGATCTTCGACGTCGACTGGCTGTCGGGCATGTCGGTCGGCGTGTTCCCCTTGCAGTCGGGCAAAGCCACGCAGGTCGTCGCCGATCTGGAAAAGGTGTTCGGCCAGGACAGCGAATCGCCGGTCTCGGGCATGTTCCGCTTCATGCCGCTGGAGGGCGCGAACGCGGTGCTGGTGATCACGCCCCAGGCCGACTATCTCGGCGAGATCCAGCAATGGCTGGAGCGCATCGACAACGCGGGCCAGGACCCGAAGCTGTTCTCCTATGAACTCAAGTTCATCAAGGCACGCGAACTCGCGCAGCGCCTGTCGGAAGTTTTCGGCGGTGGCAGCGGCAGCAGTGGCGGCCAGGATGCGGCTTCGCTGATGCCGGGCCTGACCGGTAACACGCTGCGCACCGGCGGCACGGATGGCTCGTCCGGTTTGGACAGCGGCAGTGGCAGCAGTTCCGGACTCGGCAGCAACAATCGCGGTAGCGGCTCGGGCATGGGGCGCGGTGGTGGCAGTAGCGGTGGTGGCGGCAACGTGGGTCAGATGCAGCTCAGCGAACAGCAGGAGGGTCCTAGCAGCGTGACGCTGGAAGTGGAAGGCGACCGCGTCGGTGTATCGGCGGTCGACGAAACCAACACGCTCCTGATCCGTACGACCCCCGCTGCGTGGCGCTCGATCCGCGATGTCGTCGAACGGCTCGATGTCATGCCGGCGCAGGTGCATATCGAGGCGCAGGTAGTGGAGGTCGCGCTGAGTGGCGATCTGCAGTACGGCGTGAACTGGTTCTTCGAGCGGGCGGTGACGGATGCGGGACTTCCCAATGCAGTGGACCGTACGACGTGGGCCGGCATCGCCGGCGCCATTACAGGTGTCGATACAGGTGCCGGTCCTGCAGGCTTGGGCTGGACCTTCCTCGGCAGAAACGCCGCAGCGGTCGTCAGTGCGCTCGATGAAGTCACCGACGTGCAGATCCTGCAGTCACCGTCGGTGTTCGTGCGCAACAACGCCATGGCCGAATTCAATGTCGGCGCGAGCATCCCGATCTCGTCGAGCAGCGTGAACCCGATCCTCGGTGACAGCCAGTTCACCCAAGTCCAGTACATCGAGACCGGCACGATCCTCAAGGTACGGCCGCGCGTGACCCGCGACGGCATGGTGTTCCTCGACATCGTGCAGGAAGTGAGTTCGCCGCAGCCACAGAACACCGCCGATTCGCAGGGCAACGTGCGCATCGATACGCGTCGGCTCAAGACCGAAGCGGCCGTGCAGGCCGGCGATACGGTGATGCTCGCGGGGCTGATCCGGGACGACGTCGGTCGAGTCTCGACGGGTTTCCCCGGGCTCAGCAGAATCCCGGTTCTCGGCGGACTTTTCGGCCGGCAGAGCTCGCGTACCGAGCGCAGCGAAGTCATCGTCCTGCTGACGCCGACCATCGTGCGCAATCCTCAGGAAGCACGCAGGTTGACGGACGAGTACGGCAGCCGCTTCCGCGCGCTGCAGCCGCTGCAGAGCCCGCGGGACTGA
- a CDS encoding general secretion pathway protein GspN encodes MRIDATNARTWLVAAVGGWALLFALLSLAGLGSRIGTLEDDGVVAAPVGPAPGDIAPAPPLSSFDEVAARPLFSGDRRPHPFFIDPQDEGEGAGTGFDYVLTSVLRTPDFAMAILQPNGGGESIRLKVGEGPPEASNWLLDSVDARSVVFTTPEGPRTLELRVFDGSGGQPPTPMTPTPPPDGQSPAQAASRPPATPTPPPATGSPGATTGRATATARASEPGANGQPRGAAAPQTTPVDASGGVTPEAAPAAGPSEAQVEAIRRRIEERRARLRQQQQQPNSAQD; translated from the coding sequence ATGCGGATTGATGCCACCAACGCGCGCACCTGGCTGGTCGCCGCGGTCGGCGGTTGGGCGTTGCTGTTCGCGCTGCTGTCGCTGGCCGGACTCGGCAGTCGCATCGGCACGCTGGAGGACGATGGCGTGGTCGCCGCGCCGGTCGGTCCTGCGCCCGGCGACATCGCGCCCGCGCCGCCGCTGTCGAGCTTCGACGAGGTCGCCGCGCGTCCGCTGTTCTCCGGCGACCGCCGCCCGCATCCCTTCTTCATCGATCCGCAGGACGAAGGCGAGGGCGCCGGCACGGGCTTCGACTACGTGTTGACCAGTGTGCTGCGTACGCCCGACTTCGCGATGGCGATTCTGCAGCCCAATGGCGGCGGCGAATCGATCCGGCTCAAGGTCGGCGAAGGTCCACCCGAGGCCTCGAACTGGCTGCTCGATTCGGTGGATGCACGCAGCGTGGTGTTCACCACGCCCGAAGGCCCGCGCACGCTGGAACTGCGCGTGTTCGACGGCAGTGGCGGACAGCCGCCGACTCCGATGACGCCGACGCCGCCGCCGGATGGTCAATCGCCGGCGCAGGCCGCCTCGCGCCCGCCTGCGACGCCGACGCCGCCCCCGGCGACCGGCAGTCCGGGCGCCACGACCGGACGTGCCACCGCCACGGCCCGCGCCTCGGAGCCTGGCGCCAATGGACAGCCACGCGGCGCGGCTGCGCCGCAGACGACGCCCGTCGACGCTAGTGGCGGTGTCACGCCGGAAGCCGCGCCGGCCGCCGGCCCGTCCGAAGCCCAGGTCGAAGCGATCCGTCGCCGGATCGAAGAACGGCGCGCACGTTTGCGCCAGCAGCAACAGCAACCCAATTCCGCCCAGGACTAG
- the gspM gene encoding type II secretion system protein GspM, whose protein sequence is MPDRPVSARDRWLALALLLGVLLLGYLLLIHPWWTQPMRELGTRIDTLQERELRIRRELEQAPQVRAELERARAAMDDTPGFMPQAGVELATAALVQRLESAVLDASPGNRSCAISNRSPIAGQRSDKYPRATVQVRLRCGNAELAAVLHSLETGTPRLFIDNLNILSQRHTLAAGATSGGVDVSFDLSGYVLPAPGAAPAANAAARARPAAANGGADAD, encoded by the coding sequence ATGCCCGATAGGCCCGTGTCGGCCCGCGACCGCTGGCTGGCGCTCGCGCTGCTGCTGGGCGTGCTGTTGCTGGGATACCTGCTGCTGATCCATCCGTGGTGGACGCAGCCCATGCGCGAACTCGGCACGCGCATCGACACGCTGCAGGAACGCGAGCTGCGCATCCGCCGCGAACTCGAACAGGCACCGCAGGTGCGCGCCGAACTCGAACGCGCGCGCGCGGCGATGGACGACACGCCCGGCTTCATGCCGCAGGCCGGCGTGGAACTCGCGACCGCGGCGCTGGTGCAGCGGCTGGAGAGCGCCGTGCTCGACGCGAGCCCCGGCAATCGCAGCTGCGCGATCAGCAACCGCTCGCCGATCGCCGGCCAGCGCAGCGACAAGTACCCGCGCGCGACCGTGCAGGTGCGCCTGCGCTGCGGCAATGCCGAGCTGGCGGCGGTGCTGCACTCGCTGGAGACCGGCACGCCGCGGCTGTTCATCGACAACCTCAACATCCTCAGCCAGCGGCACACGCTCGCGGCCGGTGCGACCAGTGGCGGTGTCGATGTGAGTTTCGATCTGTCCGGTTACGTGCTGCCGGCCCCCGGCGCGGCGCCGGCGGCCAATGCCGCCGCGCGTGCACGCCCGGCTGCGGCCAACGGAGGCGCCGATGCGGATTGA
- a CDS encoding PilN domain-containing protein: MSATPATPGETVPGRRAWRLDGRTSARVRTFLSWWGAALSAWLPARVRELFGLASRRLLLVGNGGDVALQLQGADGVRDLASVPRASFDESAGDPLAALLAPRTIDLPRWLLLPARTGLRRRLTLPEAAGDRLHDVLGFEIDRQTPFAAADVRYDHRVLGRRGDGQIDVELVVVPRAAIDAQLAALGPLAPMLAGIDLAGDAGPLGVNLIDDARRRRREDPQRRVQLMILGIAVLLTAFGLWQMRENRSAAADALEASVAAEATRARAASAQRQQLTDLREGMAFLQAQRAARPLTVAVLDELARRLPDSTSLEKAAIEGDRVLLIGLSTEASALVGQLSGSTLWRAPALAGALQNDPRTRSDRFTLTAELVPPATAPAPASTPAQEPVRADDAR; the protein is encoded by the coding sequence ATGTCCGCGACACCCGCAACTCCGGGCGAGACCGTGCCCGGCCGCCGCGCCTGGCGCCTGGACGGCCGCACGTCGGCGCGCGTCCGGACGTTCCTGTCGTGGTGGGGGGCGGCGCTGTCGGCCTGGTTGCCGGCGCGTGTGCGTGAACTGTTCGGCCTCGCCAGCCGGCGTCTGCTGCTGGTCGGCAACGGTGGCGATGTCGCATTGCAATTGCAGGGCGCCGACGGCGTGCGCGATCTCGCGAGCGTGCCGCGCGCCTCTTTCGACGAATCTGCCGGCGATCCGCTGGCCGCGCTGCTCGCGCCGCGCACGATCGATCTGCCGCGCTGGCTGCTGCTGCCCGCACGCACCGGTCTGCGTCGGCGCCTGACCCTGCCCGAAGCCGCCGGCGACCGGCTGCACGATGTGCTGGGTTTCGAGATCGACCGGCAGACGCCGTTCGCCGCCGCTGACGTGCGTTACGACCACCGCGTGCTGGGCCGGCGCGGCGATGGCCAGATCGACGTGGAACTGGTGGTGGTGCCGCGCGCCGCGATCGACGCGCAACTCGCCGCGCTCGGCCCGCTGGCGCCGATGCTGGCCGGTATCGATCTTGCCGGCGACGCCGGCCCGCTGGGCGTCAACCTGATCGACGATGCGCGTCGTCGCCGCCGCGAAGATCCACAACGTCGCGTGCAGCTGATGATCCTCGGCATCGCGGTGCTGCTGACCGCGTTCGGCCTGTGGCAGATGCGCGAGAACCGCAGCGCCGCCGCCGATGCACTGGAAGCGAGCGTCGCCGCCGAAGCCACACGTGCGCGCGCGGCCTCGGCGCAGCGCCAGCAACTCACCGATCTGCGCGAAGGCATGGCCTTCCTGCAGGCACAACGCGCCGCGCGGCCGTTGACAGTGGCGGTGCTCGATGAACTCGCGCGCCGGCTGCCGGATTCCACGTCGCTGGAGAAGGCCGCGATCGAAGGCGACCGCGTGTTGCTGATCGGTCTGAGCACCGAAGCCTCTGCGCTAGTCGGGCAACTGTCGGGCTCCACGCTGTGGCGCGCACCCGCGCTCGCCGGCGCGCTGCAGAACGATCCGCGCACGCGCTCCGACCGTTTCACCCTGACCGCCGAACTCGTACCGCCCGCGACTGCGCCGGCGCCCGCCTCCACACCGGCACAGGAGCCCGTGCGTGCGGACGATGCCCGATAG
- a CDS encoding general secretion pathway protein GspK yields the protein MNARAHRGAALLLVLWLITLLAALVGAFALTARIEQQQGRVLSRGVAGDQAARAGLEYALTRLAMDDPALQWQPDGRPYGWRFHDIDVALEIVDETGKVDLNAADGLLLAALLQTTGAEQSVAVQVAGAIVDWRDGDDFVQITGGAEAADYASAGRPYGAKNAPFESVAEVEQVLGMTPELYEAVAPYLTIYSRLPSPDPQFAAGPVLQAMGVEADPILAAREATAAQLAGALLGSGSGTYSIESQARLPEGRTARLRAVVRTGGGAVPGTAYTVLRWEEGASPR from the coding sequence ATGAATGCGCGCGCACATCGCGGGGCCGCACTGCTGCTGGTGCTGTGGCTGATCACGTTGCTGGCGGCGCTGGTCGGTGCGTTCGCGCTGACCGCGCGCATCGAACAGCAGCAGGGTCGCGTGCTCAGTCGCGGCGTCGCCGGCGACCAGGCCGCGCGCGCGGGCCTGGAGTACGCGTTGACCCGGCTGGCGATGGATGATCCCGCGCTGCAGTGGCAGCCCGACGGACGTCCTTACGGCTGGCGGTTCCACGACATCGACGTGGCACTCGAAATCGTCGACGAGACCGGCAAGGTCGATCTCAATGCCGCCGACGGCCTGCTGCTGGCTGCATTGCTGCAGACCACCGGCGCCGAGCAGAGCGTCGCGGTGCAGGTCGCCGGCGCAATCGTCGACTGGCGCGATGGCGACGATTTCGTGCAGATCACCGGTGGCGCGGAAGCCGCGGACTATGCCAGCGCGGGGCGGCCCTACGGCGCCAAGAACGCGCCGTTCGAAAGCGTCGCCGAGGTCGAGCAGGTGCTCGGCATGACGCCCGAGCTGTACGAGGCCGTCGCGCCGTATCTGACGATCTACAGCCGTCTGCCGTCGCCCGATCCGCAGTTCGCCGCCGGCCCCGTGCTGCAGGCGATGGGCGTCGAGGCCGATCCGATCCTCGCGGCTCGCGAAGCGACCGCCGCGCAACTGGCCGGCGCTCTGCTGGGCAGCGGTAGCGGCACGTATAGTATCGAGAGCCAGGCGCGGCTTCCGGAGGGGCGGACCGCGCGGCTGCGGGCAGTCGTCAGAACCGGCGGTGGCGCCGTACCGGGCACGGCCTACACCGTGCTGCGTTGGGAAGAAGGAGCGTCACCACGATGA
- a CDS encoding prepilin-type N-terminal cleavage/methylation domain-containing protein — MRHARGFTLIEVLLATVLLAAGLALALTTLRAATATVDRGEALSQRSERMRAVEGFLRRRIASAQQIAFQTDENTGEISQFVGEPQRLRFVADLPNYLGQGGPHLHDIAVDEVRGTQRLTVAFGMVMTGRTIEPPSPRPPEPLVDDLVELRMRYRGFDDAGALGEWQERWGPAALPLQVEVQIETERDGAWPTLVVTLPQGTGQAAPVAMP; from the coding sequence ATGAGGCATGCGCGCGGATTCACCCTGATCGAAGTGCTGCTGGCGACGGTGCTGCTCGCGGCCGGACTCGCCCTGGCGCTGACCACGTTGCGCGCCGCGACCGCGACCGTTGATCGCGGCGAGGCCCTGTCGCAGCGCAGCGAGCGCATGCGCGCCGTCGAAGGCTTTCTGCGCCGGCGTATCGCCTCCGCGCAGCAGATCGCGTTCCAGACCGACGAGAACACCGGCGAGATCTCGCAGTTCGTCGGCGAACCGCAGCGCCTGCGCTTCGTCGCCGATCTGCCGAATTATCTCGGGCAGGGCGGGCCGCATCTGCACGACATCGCGGTCGACGAGGTGCGCGGTACCCAACGTCTGACGGTCGCCTTCGGCATGGTGATGACCGGCCGCACGATCGAACCGCCGAGTCCGCGCCCGCCCGAGCCGCTGGTCGACGATCTGGTCGAGCTGCGGATGCGCTATCGCGGCTTCGACGACGCCGGCGCGCTCGGCGAGTGGCAGGAGCGCTGGGGGCCGGCCGCGCTGCCGTTGCAGGTCGAGGTGCAGATCGAGACCGAGCGTGACGGCGCCTGGCCGACGCTCGTGGTCACGCTGCCGCAGGGCACCGGGCAGGCTGCGCCGGTGGCGATGCCATGA
- the xpsI gene encoding type II secretion system protein XpsI: MNHRSQRGYTLIEVIVAFAVLGIALMLLLGTLSNGTRQVRWAADSGRAALHAQSLLDGIGIEIPVVPGSTTGEFEDGRYRWTLEIAPYVDPAMPPAMLDPSGQQLFEIALAVDWGERGPRERLQVHTLRLREPDALGVPMP; the protein is encoded by the coding sequence ATGAATCATCGCAGCCAGCGCGGCTACACCCTGATCGAAGTCATCGTGGCGTTCGCGGTGCTGGGCATCGCGCTGATGCTGTTGCTGGGCACGCTGTCGAATGGCACGCGCCAGGTGCGCTGGGCCGCGGATTCGGGACGCGCGGCGTTGCATGCGCAATCGCTGCTGGATGGCATCGGCATCGAGATTCCGGTGGTGCCGGGCAGTACCACTGGCGAGTTCGAAGACGGGCGCTATCGCTGGACGCTGGAGATCGCGCCTTACGTCGATCCGGCGATGCCGCCTGCAATGCTCGATCCGTCCGGCCAGCAACTTTTCGAAATCGCGCTCGCCGTGGACTGGGGCGAACGCGGTCCGCGCGAGCGTCTGCAGGTGCACACGTTGCGGCTGCGCGAACCGGATGCGCTCGGAGTGCCGATGCCATGA
- the xpsH gene encoding type II secretion system protein XpsH, with translation MSHRIARVRGFSLLEVLLVVGLIAVTGVLAAAAMSGGFDRIALQSTSKTIAAQLRYTRAQAISTGEPQRFVINPQARTWQAPNGRHGTIPEPLAVEFTGARELQSNDSEGAILFFADGAATGGRVRVLLRDAAWQVDVAWLTGEVRLSRANANE, from the coding sequence ATGTCGCATCGCATCGCCAGGGTCCGCGGTTTCTCGCTGCTCGAAGTGCTGCTGGTCGTCGGCCTGATCGCCGTGACCGGTGTGCTGGCGGCCGCCGCCATGAGCGGCGGTTTCGATCGCATCGCGCTGCAGTCGACGAGCAAGACCATTGCCGCGCAGCTGCGTTACACGCGGGCACAGGCGATTTCGACCGGCGAACCGCAGCGCTTCGTGATCAATCCGCAGGCGCGTACCTGGCAGGCGCCCAATGGCCGCCACGGCACGATTCCCGAGCCGCTCGCGGTCGAGTTCACCGGCGCGCGCGAACTGCAGTCGAACGACAGCGAAGGCGCAATCCTGTTCTTCGCCGATGGCGCGGCCACCGGTGGGCGTGTGCGCGTGTTGCTGCGCGATGCCGCGTGGCAGGTGGACGTGGCCTGGCTGACCGGCGAAGTGCGTCTGTCCCGCGCGAACGCGAACGAATGA
- the gspG gene encoding type II secretion system major pseudopilin GspG — protein sequence MQPIRRSRPLGSPRTAQGGFSLIEIILVVVLIGGIVAFAATRILGGGDRARVNLAKAQVQTLAEKVHQYEMDTGTLPNSLGDLVTQPGGASGWLGPYAKDAELRDPWNTPYEFATPGNSQPFDIVSYGADRKPGGDSVNTDIRYE from the coding sequence ATGCAGCCCATCCGCAGATCGCGTCCCCTCGGCAGCCCGCGCACCGCGCAGGGCGGCTTCAGCCTGATCGAGATCATCCTCGTCGTCGTGCTGATCGGCGGCATCGTGGCGTTCGCCGCGACCCGCATCCTCGGCGGCGGCGACCGTGCCCGCGTGAATCTCGCCAAGGCGCAGGTGCAGACGCTGGCCGAAAAGGTGCACCAGTACGAGATGGACACCGGTACGCTGCCCAACTCACTGGGCGACCTCGTCACCCAGCCCGGCGGCGCCAGCGGCTGGCTCGGCCCGTACGCGAAAGACGCCGAACTGCGCGATCCCTGGAACACGCCCTACGAGTTCGCGACGCCGGGCAACAGCCAGCCGTTCGACATCGTCAGCTACGGCGCAGATCGCAAGCCGGGCGGCGACAGTGTGAACACGGATATCCGCTACGAATAA